One genomic window of Thermithiobacillus plumbiphilus includes the following:
- the ggt gene encoding gamma-glutamyltransferase yields the protein MTLKNNTFSLLSALILLFSMSASQAAETRTFRAGIASAHPLATQAGFEVLAAGGNAFDAAVAVSAALGVVEPFGSGLGGGGFWLLHTADGRDVFVDGRERAPLAATRDMYLDKNGDVRPRASLDGPLAAGIPGVPAALVHLAERYGRLTLAADLAPALRYAERGFPAGPAYRRMASERLAALSADPAARVFLQGGGVPKPGFRLLQPQLAQTLRRIAQQGHAGFYAGPVAQELVRSVREAGGIWTAKDLQSYRVIERRPIQFTYRGAKITAAPPPSSGGVVLAEALQILDRLPMKQADRVQRMHYTIEAMRRAYQDRARFLGDSDFVAMPMQRLLSPNYAAERARGIDPESATPSAKLSDGAAMPTQGPQTTHFSVVDDEGNRVAGTLSLNMMFGSGFVAGSTGVLLNDEMDDFASKPGVPNVYGLVGAEANSIAPGKRPLSSMSPTFVEDSRGVLVLGTPGGSRIISMVLLGILEYLDQPRPDPLLIVARPRYHHQFLPDRVQVEPASFSTNTLQALELMGHEVEVVSRRWGNMQVVFQGRDGHMLAASDPRGEGLGRVQSIRETTSAIPAAGRMLDEVDDYADQGFIE from the coding sequence CAGGCCGGGTTCGAAGTGCTTGCCGCCGGCGGCAATGCCTTTGATGCCGCAGTGGCCGTGAGTGCGGCACTTGGCGTGGTGGAGCCATTCGGATCAGGCCTGGGCGGTGGTGGTTTCTGGTTGCTGCATACCGCGGACGGGCGAGATGTCTTCGTCGATGGCCGCGAGCGCGCCCCACTGGCTGCTACCCGCGACATGTATCTCGATAAGAACGGGGATGTTCGGCCGCGTGCCTCTCTCGATGGTCCGCTGGCTGCCGGCATCCCGGGCGTGCCGGCAGCACTGGTGCATCTGGCCGAGCGCTATGGCCGCCTGACCCTGGCTGCTGACCTGGCGCCGGCCCTCCGTTATGCCGAAAGAGGCTTTCCGGCGGGTCCAGCCTATCGGCGCATGGCCTCGGAGCGGCTCGCCGCCCTGTCCGCTGATCCGGCCGCCAGGGTTTTTCTGCAGGGTGGAGGTGTTCCAAAACCGGGATTTCGCCTGCTGCAGCCGCAACTTGCCCAGACCCTGCGCCGCATTGCCCAGCAGGGCCATGCCGGCTTTTACGCCGGCCCTGTGGCCCAGGAACTGGTCAGGAGCGTACGCGAGGCCGGGGGAATCTGGACTGCGAAGGACCTGCAGAGTTATCGCGTGATCGAGCGCAGGCCGATCCAGTTTACCTACCGGGGCGCGAAGATCACCGCAGCACCACCCCCATCCTCGGGCGGTGTGGTGCTGGCGGAAGCCCTGCAGATACTCGACAGGCTTCCCATGAAACAGGCGGATCGGGTGCAGCGCATGCACTACACCATCGAGGCCATGCGTCGCGCCTATCAGGACCGGGCACGTTTTCTCGGTGATTCCGATTTCGTTGCCATGCCCATGCAGCGCCTGCTCAGCCCAAACTATGCTGCCGAACGCGCGCGTGGCATCGATCCCGAAAGCGCCACACCCAGTGCCAAGCTTAGTGATGGCGCGGCCATGCCGACTCAGGGCCCGCAGACCACCCACTTCAGTGTGGTGGACGACGAGGGCAACCGGGTTGCCGGCACTTTGAGTCTGAACATGATGTTCGGCTCGGGATTCGTGGCGGGCAGCACCGGTGTGCTGCTCAATGATGAAATGGATGACTTTGCCAGCAAGCCCGGCGTGCCCAATGTCTATGGCCTGGTGGGCGCCGAGGCCAACAGTATCGCGCCGGGCAAGCGACCCCTGTCGAGCATGTCACCGACCTTTGTCGAGGACTCACGCGGGGTGCTCGTGCTCGGCACGCCGGGTGGTTCGCGCATCATCAGCATGGTGCTACTCGGCATTCTGGAATATCTGGATCAGCCCAGGCCCGATCCGCTGCTGATCGTGGCCCGGCCGCGTTATCACCACCAGTTTCTGCCGGATCGCGTGCAGGTGGAGCCGGCCAGCTTCAGCACAAATACCCTGCAGGCGCTCGAACTGATGGGGCATGAAGTCGAGGTGGTGTCGCGCCGCTGGGGCAACATGCAGGTGGTGTTTCAGGGGCGTGACGGGCACATGCTCGCCGCCAGTGATCCGCGCGGCGAAGGGCTTGGCCGGGTGCAGAGCATACGGGAGACAACATCAGCCATTCCTGCTGCGGGAAGGATGCTTGATGAAGTCGATGACTATGCTGATCAGGGATTTATAGAATAA
- a CDS encoding M61 family metallopeptidase, with product MSQASPIAYQIVPKNLGAHLFEVSCTVADPNPAGQCFSLPAWVPGSYLIREFARHIVRLKASADGRPLGVRKIDKDTWCCEPTSASITLTYEVYAFDLSVRAAYLDNTRGYFNGSSVFLRPHGLEDRVCALEICPPAGTAFQDWRVGTSMARDGAPAYGFGRYRAANYDELIDHPVEMAPFTLAQFTACGVPHDIIITGRHRADLDRLCRDLKTICEYQIRLFGEPAPMDRYVFLVLAVGDGYGGLEHRASTSLICKRDNLPQMVPAGLDQDPNDPNSNEGYRSFLGLCSHEYFHTWNVKRIKPAAFTPYDLAREAYTTQLWAFEGITSYYDDLVLRRSGLISPETYLEMLGETATRVWRGSGRLKQSVAESSFDAWTKFYRQDENAPNAVVSYYAKGSLVALALDLLLRSRTGGKHSLDDLMRLLWQRYGQAATGIPEGGIEAAAEELSGLDLRDFFAQAVYGTEELPFAELLAPFGIQFQLRQAESDKDSGGKPAKDKSGRSRSVLGARIASGEEARLIQVFDEGPAQQAGLAADDVVIAVDGLRVSGRNLTDVIAGHVPGSRVQVHAFRRDELMVFDLTLAGASLDTCVLTLDAEASPEQVKAREAWLEPL from the coding sequence ATGAGTCAGGCTTCCCCCATTGCATATCAAATCGTGCCCAAAAACCTGGGCGCGCATCTTTTCGAGGTAAGCTGCACCGTCGCGGACCCGAATCCGGCCGGGCAGTGTTTCAGCCTGCCCGCCTGGGTGCCCGGCAGCTATCTCATCCGCGAGTTCGCTCGCCACATCGTCCGCCTCAAGGCCAGCGCCGATGGCAGGCCGCTTGGGGTGCGCAAGATCGACAAGGATACCTGGTGCTGCGAACCGACATCCGCATCCATCACTTTAACCTATGAAGTCTATGCCTTTGATTTGTCAGTGCGTGCTGCCTATCTCGACAACACCCGCGGCTACTTCAATGGCAGCAGCGTCTTTTTGCGACCGCATGGTCTGGAGGATCGGGTCTGCGCGCTGGAGATCTGCCCCCCGGCCGGGACGGCCTTCCAGGACTGGCGCGTCGGCACGTCCATGGCGCGCGATGGCGCCCCGGCCTATGGCTTTGGCCGCTACCGGGCTGCCAACTACGATGAACTGATTGATCATCCCGTGGAGATGGCGCCATTCACCCTGGCGCAGTTTACAGCCTGCGGCGTGCCGCACGACATCATCATCACTGGCCGGCATCGCGCCGATCTGGACCGGCTTTGCCGCGATCTCAAGACCATCTGCGAATACCAGATCCGGCTCTTTGGCGAGCCCGCACCGATGGACCGCTATGTCTTTCTGGTGCTCGCCGTGGGCGATGGTTACGGTGGCCTGGAGCATCGTGCATCGACCAGCCTGATCTGCAAGCGCGACAATTTACCGCAAATGGTACCGGCAGGACTTGATCAGGACCCCAATGATCCTAATAGCAACGAGGGCTATCGCAGCTTTCTCGGGCTCTGCAGCCATGAGTATTTCCATACCTGGAACGTCAAGCGCATCAAGCCGGCCGCCTTCACGCCCTATGATCTCGCACGCGAGGCCTACACCACCCAGCTCTGGGCCTTCGAAGGCATCACGTCCTACTACGATGATCTGGTGCTGCGGCGCAGCGGTCTCATCAGCCCGGAAACCTATCTTGAAATGCTCGGGGAGACCGCCACGCGGGTCTGGCGTGGCAGCGGGCGGCTCAAGCAGTCAGTGGCCGAATCCAGTTTCGACGCCTGGACCAAGTTCTACCGCCAGGATGAAAATGCCCCCAATGCCGTAGTCAGCTATTACGCCAAGGGCAGCCTGGTGGCGCTGGCGCTTGATTTGCTGCTGCGCTCCCGAACCGGCGGCAAGCATTCGCTGGATGATCTCATGCGGCTCTTGTGGCAGCGTTATGGCCAGGCTGCTACCGGGATTCCGGAAGGGGGCATCGAGGCTGCGGCCGAGGAGCTGAGTGGCCTGGATCTTCGGGATTTCTTCGCGCAAGCGGTCTACGGGACCGAGGAGCTGCCGTTCGCGGAGCTGCTGGCGCCCTTTGGCATCCAATTCCAGCTGCGCCAGGCAGAGTCCGACAAAGACAGTGGCGGCAAGCCCGCCAAAGACAAATCCGGGCGCAGTCGCAGCGTGCTTGGCGCTCGCATCGCCAGTGGCGAGGAGGCGCGGCTGATCCAGGTCTTTGATGAGGGGCCTGCCCAGCAGGCAGGGCTGGCGGCAGACGACGTGGTGATTGCCGTGGATGGCCTGCGCGTGAGTGGCAGGAATCTTACTGATGTGATCGCCGGCCATGTGCCAGGCAGTCGGGTGCAGGTGCACGCCTTCCGGCGCGATGAGCTGATGGTTTTTGATCTGACCCTGGCGGGAGCATCGCTGGATACCTGTGTTCTCACACTGGATGCCGAGGCCAGTCCCGAGCAGGTAAAGGCGAGGGAGGCCTGGCTCGAGCCTCTCTGA
- a CDS encoding HPP family protein, whose protein sequence is MEKKSLRPVPGAERAGRKRLSLKSELILALLPTIAVLLVFFLVESFSQQRLLFASLASSAFLIYLDPQHETNQVGTLFWAQSLAAVVGVLSLSLIGPGYAAAAVAMIVVIMLMVPLNVVHPPAVSTTLSFAFRSGDGNNLVLFGMALGMILVLVILEQLTLRLLAHLSFRHSDPENNKNAP, encoded by the coding sequence ATGGAAAAGAAGAGCCTGCGGCCTGTTCCCGGGGCCGAGCGCGCCGGGCGCAAACGTCTGAGCCTGAAATCAGAACTGATCCTGGCCTTGCTTCCCACCATCGCGGTACTGTTAGTGTTCTTTCTCGTCGAAAGCTTCAGCCAGCAACGCCTTCTGTTTGCCTCACTCGCCTCAAGCGCCTTTCTGATCTACCTCGACCCGCAGCATGAGACCAACCAGGTGGGCACATTGTTCTGGGCTCAGAGTCTGGCTGCCGTGGTCGGTGTGCTCAGCCTGAGCCTGATCGGACCGGGCTATGCAGCAGCGGCGGTGGCCATGATCGTTGTGATCATGCTGATGGTGCCACTGAACGTCGTGCATCCGCCCGCTGTCTCCACCACCTTGAGCTTCGCCTTTCGTAGCGGGGACGGCAACAACCTCGTGCTCTTTGGCATGGCCCTGGGCATGATCCTCGTCCTGGTCATACTGGAGCAACTCACCTTACGTCTCTTGGCACATCTATCCTTCAGGCACTCTGACCCGGAGAACAACAAGAATGCTCCCTGA
- a CDS encoding DUF1622 domain-containing protein: MLPDFGVTEETIIHVLQWLRLFIETTGAAIVGAGVIQVIFQLAMAAIKRREASYNAIRLTLARYLALALEFQLGADILSTAIAPSWDQIGKLGAIAIIRTALNYFLSREMAEERKAEENEKTVRSDKAG; this comes from the coding sequence ATGCTCCCTGACTTTGGCGTGACTGAAGAAACCATCATTCATGTCCTGCAATGGCTGAGACTTTTCATCGAAACGACTGGCGCCGCCATTGTTGGCGCTGGCGTGATCCAGGTCATCTTTCAGCTGGCCATGGCCGCGATCAAGCGCCGCGAAGCTTCCTATAACGCCATACGGCTGACGCTGGCGCGCTATCTCGCCCTGGCCCTGGAGTTTCAGCTTGGCGCAGACATCCTGTCGACCGCCATCGCACCAAGCTGGGACCAGATTGGCAAGTTGGGAGCCATTGCCATCATCCGGACGGCGCTGAATTATTTTCTTTCCAGGGAAATGGCGGAAGAGCGCAAGGCAGAGGAAAACGAAAAGACAGTCAGGTCTGACAAGGCGGGCTGA
- a CDS encoding lambda-exonuclease family protein, whose product MKQQSAEWLNWRKGGIGASEAPIITGDSPWLTPLQLWEQKLGLSQPRPKNPVMLRGLMLEPLAREAYEAYTGNIMEPHCRIHPGHDFMLASLDGISLEGDLILEIKCPGAGDHQAALAGRIPQKYQAQIQHQLSVTGAQACHYWSFDGRDGVLVEVTPDGSYIRDLIEVEQEFWQQVVNREPPQPGGHDRHLRSDEAWQASAQAWQAAREALDQARALEAEARARLEALAEPGITVGGGVRLAKIYRKGSVDYSRIPALAGVDLDAYRKPGNLVCSISLSGSGQNS is encoded by the coding sequence ATGAAGCAGCAGAGCGCTGAATGGCTCAACTGGCGCAAGGGGGGCATCGGCGCGTCCGAGGCCCCCATCATCACTGGGGACTCGCCCTGGCTGACGCCGTTGCAGCTGTGGGAGCAGAAGCTCGGGCTGAGTCAGCCCAGGCCCAAAAATCCTGTCATGCTGCGCGGGCTGATGCTCGAACCCCTGGCCCGCGAGGCCTATGAGGCCTATACCGGCAACATTATGGAGCCGCATTGCCGGATTCATCCTGGTCATGACTTCATGCTGGCAAGCCTCGATGGCATTTCGCTGGAGGGCGATCTCATTCTGGAGATCAAGTGCCCTGGCGCGGGAGATCACCAGGCGGCGCTGGCGGGACGCATTCCCCAGAAATACCAGGCCCAGATCCAGCACCAGCTCAGCGTGACGGGCGCTCAGGCCTGCCATTACTGGTCCTTTGACGGCCGTGATGGCGTGCTGGTGGAAGTGACGCCTGACGGCAGCTATATCCGCGATCTGATCGAGGTCGAGCAGGAGTTCTGGCAGCAGGTCGTCAATCGGGAACCGCCGCAGCCAGGTGGTCACGATCGCCATCTGCGCAGTGATGAGGCCTGGCAAGCCTCGGCGCAGGCCTGGCAGGCGGCCCGTGAGGCGCTGGACCAGGCCCGGGCCCTGGAAGCCGAGGCGCGCGCAAGGCTGGAGGCGCTGGCGGAGCCAGGCATCACGGTGGGCGGCGGCGTGCGGCTGGCCAAGATCTACCGCAAGGGCTCAGTGGACTACTCGCGCATCCCGGCGCTGGCCGGGGTGGATCTCGATGCCTATCGCAAGCCAGGCAATCTGGTGTGCAGCATCAGCCTCAGCGGATCCGGTCAGAACAGCTAA
- a CDS encoding septal ring lytic transglycosylase RlpA family protein, which produces MKHPFSGCASLIPRAPALLLLLLTLAACSTTPQRPDIGSPNLRAAYNRPYTIRGQTYYPMASSIGYRERGLASWYGHESGNTTSMGMRFDPDGLSAAHKTLPLPTWARVTNLDNGRSIELLVNDRGPFVPGRIMDLSAGSARALGITGLGRVEIEALSVAPSTPSLAQGPSAAPDANTAGSAVYLQAGAFSRAENAERRRQQLQAAGFDNVDVERRGPYFLVLVGPFASPEARQAASLRLSEAGIHHLREARR; this is translated from the coding sequence ATGAAACACCCTTTCTCCGGATGCGCCAGCCTCATCCCGCGCGCGCCCGCCCTGCTCCTTCTGCTCCTCACACTGGCCGCCTGCAGCACCACCCCGCAGCGGCCGGACATCGGTTCACCCAACCTGCGTGCCGCCTACAACCGACCGTATACCATTCGCGGGCAGACCTATTACCCGATGGCCAGCAGTATCGGCTACCGGGAACGGGGGCTGGCGTCCTGGTATGGACATGAATCCGGCAACACCACCAGCATGGGTATGCGCTTTGATCCCGACGGCCTGAGCGCCGCGCACAAGACCCTGCCCCTGCCCACCTGGGCACGGGTGACCAATCTGGACAATGGCCGCTCGATCGAGCTGCTCGTCAATGACCGCGGGCCCTTCGTTCCTGGCCGCATCATGGATCTTTCCGCGGGCAGCGCCAGGGCACTGGGCATCACCGGCCTTGGGCGGGTCGAGATCGAGGCCCTGTCGGTTGCGCCGTCAACACCATCGCTGGCGCAAGGCCCGAGTGCTGCGCCTGATGCAAACACAGCCGGGTCAGCCGTTTATCTACAGGCCGGAGCGTTTTCCCGCGCTGAGAATGCCGAGCGCCGACGCCAGCAGTTGCAGGCAGCGGGTTTTGACAATGTTGATGTCGAGCGCAGAGGGCCTTATTTCCTGGTGCTGGTCGGCCCCTTTGCCAGCCCGGAGGCGCGTCAGGCAGCCAGCCTGCGACTCAGTGAAGCCGGCATCCATCACCTGCGCGAAGCGCGGCGCTGA
- the dapE gene encoding succinyl-diaminopimelate desuccinylase: MPKEPVLELTEALIAQPSVTPADRNCQQMMMNRLEKVGFTCTPLPFGEVQNFWAERGETGPLFVFAGHTDVVPTGPLEAWESDPFTPSVRDGVLYGRGAADMKGSLAAMIVAVERFVALHPQHTGRIGFLITSDEEGPAVNGTVKVVEWLRQQGRQIDYCLVGEPSSSESLGDTIKNGRRGSLNGTLRVKGVQGHIAYPHLADNPIHRALPALTELSQIRWDEGSEYFEPTSLQISNIHAGTGATNVIPGVCEVVFNFRFSPMVTDAELRAGVEHVLKGHQLDYDLTWNLSGQPFLTPVGELVSATQAAIRQVTGVDAQLSTGGGTSDGRFIAPTGAQVIELGPLNASIHKLNEHVRVADLALLAEIYREILERLLAAADH, translated from the coding sequence ATGCCTAAGGAGCCCGTGCTCGAACTGACCGAGGCGCTCATCGCCCAGCCTTCCGTTACTCCTGCTGACAGGAACTGCCAGCAAATGATGATGAACAGGCTGGAGAAGGTCGGTTTCACCTGCACCCCCCTGCCCTTTGGCGAGGTCCAGAACTTCTGGGCGGAGCGTGGCGAGACAGGTCCGCTCTTCGTGTTTGCCGGACATACCGACGTGGTGCCGACCGGCCCCCTGGAGGCCTGGGAGAGCGACCCCTTCACGCCCAGCGTGCGTGATGGCGTGCTCTATGGCCGCGGAGCCGCGGACATGAAAGGGAGTCTCGCGGCCATGATCGTGGCCGTCGAGCGTTTCGTCGCCCTGCATCCGCAGCACACCGGGCGCATCGGCTTTCTGATCACCTCCGATGAGGAAGGGCCTGCCGTCAACGGTACGGTCAAGGTGGTGGAATGGCTGCGCCAGCAGGGTCGTCAGATCGATTACTGCCTGGTCGGCGAACCCTCCTCCTCGGAAAGCCTGGGAGATACCATCAAGAATGGCCGGCGTGGCTCCCTGAATGGAACCCTGCGGGTCAAGGGCGTGCAGGGCCACATCGCCTACCCGCACCTCGCGGATAACCCGATTCACCGGGCACTGCCGGCGCTGACCGAACTGAGCCAGATTCGCTGGGATGAGGGCAGCGAATATTTCGAGCCGACCTCATTGCAGATTTCCAATATTCATGCTGGTACGGGTGCGACCAACGTCATCCCAGGTGTCTGTGAGGTGGTTTTCAATTTCCGCTTTTCACCAATGGTCACCGATGCGGAACTGCGCGCGGGTGTGGAACATGTGCTGAAAGGCCATCAGCTCGACTATGATCTGACCTGGAACCTCTCCGGGCAGCCCTTCCTGACCCCGGTTGGCGAACTGGTGAGCGCCACGCAGGCGGCCATCCGCCAGGTCACTGGCGTGGATGCGCAGCTTTCGACCGGGGGTGGCACCTCGGACGGGCGCTTCATCGCGCCCACGGGCGCCCAGGTCATCGAGCTCGGGCCGCTCAATGCCAGCATCCACAAGCTCAACGAGCATGTCCGGGTTGCGGATCTCGCGCTCCTGGCCGAGATCTACCGGGAGATTCTGGAAAGGCTGCTGGCCGCAGCAGATCATTGA
- a CDS encoding arsenate reductase yields MVPAAPADQMQSAQTTLYGINTCDSCRKARRWLDEHGVSYRFHDLRVGDLNAPLLESWAGALGWDALLNRQSTTWRQLPAEEKDDLEPSRICRLLLAYPTLIKRPVLAHGGILQQGFRPEIYANLFA; encoded by the coding sequence GTGGTGCCTGCCGCGCCGGCGGATCAGATGCAATCCGCACAGACCACCCTTTACGGCATCAATACCTGCGATAGCTGCCGCAAGGCGCGACGCTGGCTCGATGAGCACGGCGTCAGTTATCGCTTCCATGATCTGCGTGTGGGCGACCTGAATGCCCCCCTGCTCGAAAGCTGGGCGGGGGCACTTGGCTGGGACGCGCTCCTGAATCGCCAGTCGACCACCTGGCGGCAACTGCCAGCAGAAGAAAAAGACGATCTGGAACCATCCCGGATTTGCCGGCTGCTGCTGGCATATCCCACCCTGATCAAGCGGCCCGTGCTGGCCCACGGTGGCATTCTGCAGCAGGGATTCCGGCCGGAGATTTACGCGAATCTGTTTGCCTGA